One genomic window of Oryctolagus cuniculus chromosome 11, mOryCun1.1, whole genome shotgun sequence includes the following:
- the BTBD3 gene encoding BTB/POZ domain-containing protein 3 isoform X2 — MVDDKEKNMKCLTFFLMLPETVKNRSKKSSKKANTSSGSSSNSSSSSNSNSNSNSSSSSSSSSSSKLPPVCYEIITLKTKKKKKMAADIFPRKKPANSSSTTVQQYHQQNLSNNNLIPAPNWQGLYPTIRERNAVMFNNDLMADVHFVVGPPGGTQRLPGHKYVLAVGSSVFHAMFYGELAEDKDEIRIPDVEPAAFLAMLKYIYCDEIDLAADTVLATLYAAKKYIVPHLARACVNFLETSLSAKNACVLLSQSCLFEEPDLTQRCWEVIDAQAELALKSEGFCDIDFQTLESILRRETLNAKEIVVFEAALNWAEVECQRQDLALSIENKRKVLGKALYLIRIPTMALDDFANGAAQSGVLTLNETNDIFLWYTAAKKPELQFVSKARKGLVPQRCHRFQSCAYRSNQWRYRGRCDSIQFAVDKRVFIAGFGLYGSSCGSAEYSAKIELKRQGVVLGQNLSKYFSDGSSNTFPVWFEYPVQIEPDTFYTASVILDGNELSYFGQEGMTEVQCGKVTVQFQCSSDSTNGTGVQGGQIPELIFYA; from the exons ATGGTAGATGACAAGGAAAAGAACATGAAATGTCTCACCTTCTTCTTGATGCTTCCAGAGACGGTAAAGAACAGGTCCAAGAAAAGCTCGAAGAAAGCAAATaccagcagcggcagcagcagcaacagcagcagcagcagcaacagcaacagcaacagcaacagcagcagtagcagcagcagcagcagcagcagcaagttGCCCCCAGTTTGTTatgaaataattactttaaagactaaaaagaagaagaagatggctgCTGATATATTCCCCCGTAAAAAACCAGCTAACTCCAGCAGCACCACTGTCCAGCAGTACCACCAGCAGAATCTCAGCAACAACAACCTTATCCCAGCCCCAAATTGGCAAGGTCTTTATCCCACCATTAGAGAAAG AAATGCGGTGATGTTCAATAATGATTTGATGGCAGATGTACATTTTGTGGTTGGGCCGCCAGGTGGGACTCAGCGGTTGCCAGGACACAAA TATGTTTTAGCTGTTGGGAGCTCTGTGTTCCATGCAATGTTTTACGGAGAACTTGCTGAGGACAAAGATGAAATCCGTATACCAGATGTCGAACCTGCTGCTTTTCTCGCTATGCTGAA ATATATTTATTGTGATGAAATCGACTTGGCTGCTGATACAGTGCTGGCCACACTTTATGCTGCCAAAAAGTACATTGTCCCTCACCTTGCCAGAGCCTGTGTTAATTTCCTGGAGACCAGCCTGAGCGCCAAGAACGCCTGTGTGCTGCTGTCCCAGAGCTGCCTGTTTGAAGAGCCAGACCTGACCCAGCGTTGCTGGGAGGTGATTGACGCCCAGGCTGAGTTAGCCCTCAAGTCTGAGGGGTTTTGTGATATTGACTTCCAGACGTTAGAAAGTATCCTCCGCAGGGAAACCCTGAATGCCAAAGAAATTGTGGTTTTTGAGGCAGCTCTCAACTGGGCTGAAGTAGAATGCCAGCGACAAGATCTAGCCCTGAGCATTGAGAATAAACGCAAAGTCCTAGGAAAGGCACTTTACTTGATCCGCATACCCACAATGGCCCTTGATGACTTTGCCAATGGTGCTGCACAGTCTGGAGTATTAACTCTCAACGAGACCAATGACATCTTCCTCTGGTACACTGCAGCCAAAAAGCCCGAGTTGCAGTTTGTGAGTAAAGCCCGCAAGGGACTGGTTCCCCAGCGCTGTCACCGTTTCCAGTCGTGTGCCTATCGGAGCAATCAGTGGCGCTACCGGGGTCGCTGTGACAGCATCCAGTTTGCAGTTGATAAAAGAGTGTTCATCGCTGGCTTTGGGCTGTACGGCTCCAGCTGTGGCTCTGCAGAATACAGTGCCAAGATTGAACTCAAGCGGCAGGGGGTTGTCCTGGGGCAGAACTTGAGCAAGTACTTCTCCGATGGCTCCAGCAATACCTTCCCCGTGTGGTTTGAGTACCCAGTGCAGATAGAGCCAGACACCTTCTACACAGCCAGTGTGATCCTGGATGGCAACGAACTCAGCTACTTTGGACAGGAAGGCATGACGGAAGTTCAGTGCGGCAAAGTGACTGTCCAGTTTCAGTGCTCCTCGGATAGCACTAATGGCACTGGGGTACAGGGAGGGCAGATCCCCGAACTTATATTCTATGCTTGA
- the BTBD3 gene encoding BTB/POZ domain-containing protein 3 isoform X1 produces the protein MAADIFPRKKPANSSSTTVQQYHQQNLSNNNLIPAPNWQGLYPTIRERNAVMFNNDLMADVHFVVGPPGGTQRLPGHKYVLAVGSSVFHAMFYGELAEDKDEIRIPDVEPAAFLAMLKYIYCDEIDLAADTVLATLYAAKKYIVPHLARACVNFLETSLSAKNACVLLSQSCLFEEPDLTQRCWEVIDAQAELALKSEGFCDIDFQTLESILRRETLNAKEIVVFEAALNWAEVECQRQDLALSIENKRKVLGKALYLIRIPTMALDDFANGAAQSGVLTLNETNDIFLWYTAAKKPELQFVSKARKGLVPQRCHRFQSCAYRSNQWRYRGRCDSIQFAVDKRVFIAGFGLYGSSCGSAEYSAKIELKRQGVVLGQNLSKYFSDGSSNTFPVWFEYPVQIEPDTFYTASVILDGNELSYFGQEGMTEVQCGKVTVQFQCSSDSTNGTGVQGGQIPELIFYA, from the exons atggctgCTGATATATTCCCCCGTAAAAAACCAGCTAACTCCAGCAGCACCACTGTCCAGCAGTACCACCAGCAGAATCTCAGCAACAACAACCTTATCCCAGCCCCAAATTGGCAAGGTCTTTATCCCACCATTAGAGAAAG AAATGCGGTGATGTTCAATAATGATTTGATGGCAGATGTACATTTTGTGGTTGGGCCGCCAGGTGGGACTCAGCGGTTGCCAGGACACAAA TATGTTTTAGCTGTTGGGAGCTCTGTGTTCCATGCAATGTTTTACGGAGAACTTGCTGAGGACAAAGATGAAATCCGTATACCAGATGTCGAACCTGCTGCTTTTCTCGCTATGCTGAA ATATATTTATTGTGATGAAATCGACTTGGCTGCTGATACAGTGCTGGCCACACTTTATGCTGCCAAAAAGTACATTGTCCCTCACCTTGCCAGAGCCTGTGTTAATTTCCTGGAGACCAGCCTGAGCGCCAAGAACGCCTGTGTGCTGCTGTCCCAGAGCTGCCTGTTTGAAGAGCCAGACCTGACCCAGCGTTGCTGGGAGGTGATTGACGCCCAGGCTGAGTTAGCCCTCAAGTCTGAGGGGTTTTGTGATATTGACTTCCAGACGTTAGAAAGTATCCTCCGCAGGGAAACCCTGAATGCCAAAGAAATTGTGGTTTTTGAGGCAGCTCTCAACTGGGCTGAAGTAGAATGCCAGCGACAAGATCTAGCCCTGAGCATTGAGAATAAACGCAAAGTCCTAGGAAAGGCACTTTACTTGATCCGCATACCCACAATGGCCCTTGATGACTTTGCCAATGGTGCTGCACAGTCTGGAGTATTAACTCTCAACGAGACCAATGACATCTTCCTCTGGTACACTGCAGCCAAAAAGCCCGAGTTGCAGTTTGTGAGTAAAGCCCGCAAGGGACTGGTTCCCCAGCGCTGTCACCGTTTCCAGTCGTGTGCCTATCGGAGCAATCAGTGGCGCTACCGGGGTCGCTGTGACAGCATCCAGTTTGCAGTTGATAAAAGAGTGTTCATCGCTGGCTTTGGGCTGTACGGCTCCAGCTGTGGCTCTGCAGAATACAGTGCCAAGATTGAACTCAAGCGGCAGGGGGTTGTCCTGGGGCAGAACTTGAGCAAGTACTTCTCCGATGGCTCCAGCAATACCTTCCCCGTGTGGTTTGAGTACCCAGTGCAGATAGAGCCAGACACCTTCTACACAGCCAGTGTGATCCTGGATGGCAACGAACTCAGCTACTTTGGACAGGAAGGCATGACGGAAGTTCAGTGCGGCAAAGTGACTGTCCAGTTTCAGTGCTCCTCGGATAGCACTAATGGCACTGGGGTACAGGGAGGGCAGATCCCCGAACTTATATTCTATGCTTGA
- the BTBD3 gene encoding BTB/POZ domain-containing protein 3 isoform X4, whose product MFYGELAEDKDEIRIPDVEPAAFLAMLKYIYCDEIDLAADTVLATLYAAKKYIVPHLARACVNFLETSLSAKNACVLLSQSCLFEEPDLTQRCWEVIDAQAELALKSEGFCDIDFQTLESILRRETLNAKEIVVFEAALNWAEVECQRQDLALSIENKRKVLGKALYLIRIPTMALDDFANGAAQSGVLTLNETNDIFLWYTAAKKPELQFVSKARKGLVPQRCHRFQSCAYRSNQWRYRGRCDSIQFAVDKRVFIAGFGLYGSSCGSAEYSAKIELKRQGVVLGQNLSKYFSDGSSNTFPVWFEYPVQIEPDTFYTASVILDGNELSYFGQEGMTEVQCGKVTVQFQCSSDSTNGTGVQGGQIPELIFYA is encoded by the exons ATGTTTTACGGAGAACTTGCTGAGGACAAAGATGAAATCCGTATACCAGATGTCGAACCTGCTGCTTTTCTCGCTATGCTGAA ATATATTTATTGTGATGAAATCGACTTGGCTGCTGATACAGTGCTGGCCACACTTTATGCTGCCAAAAAGTACATTGTCCCTCACCTTGCCAGAGCCTGTGTTAATTTCCTGGAGACCAGCCTGAGCGCCAAGAACGCCTGTGTGCTGCTGTCCCAGAGCTGCCTGTTTGAAGAGCCAGACCTGACCCAGCGTTGCTGGGAGGTGATTGACGCCCAGGCTGAGTTAGCCCTCAAGTCTGAGGGGTTTTGTGATATTGACTTCCAGACGTTAGAAAGTATCCTCCGCAGGGAAACCCTGAATGCCAAAGAAATTGTGGTTTTTGAGGCAGCTCTCAACTGGGCTGAAGTAGAATGCCAGCGACAAGATCTAGCCCTGAGCATTGAGAATAAACGCAAAGTCCTAGGAAAGGCACTTTACTTGATCCGCATACCCACAATGGCCCTTGATGACTTTGCCAATGGTGCTGCACAGTCTGGAGTATTAACTCTCAACGAGACCAATGACATCTTCCTCTGGTACACTGCAGCCAAAAAGCCCGAGTTGCAGTTTGTGAGTAAAGCCCGCAAGGGACTGGTTCCCCAGCGCTGTCACCGTTTCCAGTCGTGTGCCTATCGGAGCAATCAGTGGCGCTACCGGGGTCGCTGTGACAGCATCCAGTTTGCAGTTGATAAAAGAGTGTTCATCGCTGGCTTTGGGCTGTACGGCTCCAGCTGTGGCTCTGCAGAATACAGTGCCAAGATTGAACTCAAGCGGCAGGGGGTTGTCCTGGGGCAGAACTTGAGCAAGTACTTCTCCGATGGCTCCAGCAATACCTTCCCCGTGTGGTTTGAGTACCCAGTGCAGATAGAGCCAGACACCTTCTACACAGCCAGTGTGATCCTGGATGGCAACGAACTCAGCTACTTTGGACAGGAAGGCATGACGGAAGTTCAGTGCGGCAAAGTGACTGTCCAGTTTCAGTGCTCCTCGGATAGCACTAATGGCACTGGGGTACAGGGAGGGCAGATCCCCGAACTTATATTCTATGCTTGA